The sequence below is a genomic window from Nicotiana tomentosiformis chromosome 6, ASM39032v3, whole genome shotgun sequence.
cataaagagaagtttgtattcctgaatttattcacattatcctagtctcagaagttatagtattctcccttatcaggacttcatattcagtttagtattggcTTATTTCAGCCAATAGAGCAtagagtgtatatatatacagtgttatagtatttttaccaccatcaagctataatcggtgggcaggcccctattgggcaacctctgatcagatggtaagttataaacagggcctactatggccgagcgcctatgagtgagcccagaatggccgagatatagagcctagcatggccgagcgcctatgagcgagcctactacgacagggcagttacacataccaagccttatagggccagacaactattttacatactatatggagagagttgagtcagtatcaacaggtaagcatatctttatattatttttgactcccagttacattcagttattatattatcagttcagttttagctttcagttattctgttgccttacatactcagtacattatttgtactgacgtccctttgctggggacgctgcatttcatgcctgcaggtcctgatagacagttggatagaccttcccagtagacagagctaaatgacagcttggttggtaagctccacttccccggagttaccaggtctagaccttggggtctgttttatatatacaggtttgatgggtaggtcgaggccctgtcccgaccatgatacagttcaactatctctagaggcttgtagacaagtcctgtatagtttgtatatcagtagatattCATGGCGGCCTCATCAGCCTGCACATTTATATaaagatatatatatttaaatatatatgagtttttgggtatgtttacccctcagatgagagagacgatatttttagatgattcagaatatggcctcatcgacctaggttgagggttacccctctagagttcatagttacagagtggtacgctcgggtcgagtatggtaccgggtgccggccacgtctcttcaggtttggggcgtgacaaaagtactaatgaagatatatatagtgtgaaagataatgaggtgaatataaaatatatttatacattTGTTTCCCTTATGAGCAAAACAAAATGTTTTTAGGAGTATCGTTAGCCACCgaagaagggtaggttgaaatagccTAACCCTGAAACAACATGTGCCGATGTAGGAGTGcgttgtgattattccccttatttgggatgagattgatgtgatgagaatattccccttagttgggatgagatgatttctagaaaagggtgatgtcgatccacacgacattatggtaagatggcctagccggtagggtcgtgatcggatgccatgctgcacacatggtggttattgtgctgaaaattgtaactgaaattgtgattgagattgtgattgtgattacacctccaaccgcacacattggggtgaggtggcgggATCGCTTTGTATAGATCgaatgtctttgggtgagatggcctagccagtCGGGcggagatcggactccgtgctaataacataatggtatatcggtgctaatgatctcccaaccaaacatatatattatattcttattttttttaaattgttatgttttaaactGGACATTTGGAAATCATTGATTGTTACTTTTTGCTTCCATGGTGTTTccccttcttatattggcattttattccgaaataggacatttagcttcacatactagtactattccacatgtactaacgtcccttttgccgggggcgctgcatcttcaatggatgcaggtggttcgtcagtGAGCagctttgatcctcgttagcagttactctataCTCAGcgggttttggtgagccctactctattccgggccttaTGTCACTTGACGTTGTatttgtattttgaggtatagttggggccttatcgCTGGCATTTTCATaatactcttctgttgtacttagaggcttcgtgtacatgttgtgggtggtgtaCGATGTTGGGTAAGGAgttagaagtgttggtatttggaaaatatgtttttccttgtaattatgaacttgtaatattttggaaattgaaaaatgaatatcctttgagtaattgaaaaagaatgtggaacatTTTACCCTTCTCATGCTTATCTTTTGTTAAGGGTCCTCTTATTGTTATTGGGTAAGGATGGGTAGAatgcatcaagtaggcttgcttgaccaaggtatctcgattgagcgtcggtcgcgctcccgaGATCGGGGCGTGACATATCAGGTGGCGGCTAGGCTCGTTGCTATGCTTTCCTTGCCAAGTTAGAGGCTATTTCTTCAGATACAGTGATCACAGagattgtctcagtatgccacatggttgcttccacattatttgaccctggtttgacttattcatatgtatcatcatattttgctcgttatttggagatgccccgtgattccttagtttctcatgttcatgtatctacattggtgagagattctattattgtggaccgtgtgtatcggtcatgtgtggtgaccattgggattggagactagagttgatctcttattgcttagcatggttgattttgaaatGATTCTGGTAAtagattggttgtccccatgtcatgctattctggattgtcacactaagaccgtgacgttagcgatgtcggggttacctaggattgagtggagaggttctctggactatgttcccagtagggtgatttcatatttgaagggcCAATGGATGGTTggaaaggggtgtttgtcatacttagcttttgtgagggatgttagtgctgatactcctactattgattctgttccggtagtgcgagactttccagatgtgtttcctagagacctgtcgggcatgccaccctaTAGGGACatttatttttgtattgacttggtgtcgggcactcagcccatttccattcctccataccatatggcaccagcggagttgaaggaattgaaagagcagcttcaggagcttcttgataaagggttcattaggcctagtatgtcgccttggggtgcaccggttttgaTTATggagaagaaggatggtaccatGCAGATGTGCAGTGACTACAAGCAGtagaacaaagttacaattaaaaaCAAGTATCCTTTTTCGCGCATTGATTACTTATTTGACgagcttcagggagctagagtaTTCTCTataattgatttgaggtctggttatcaccagttgaagattcgggactcggatattctgaatacggcattcaggacccactatggtcactatgagttccttgtgatgtcttttgggctgatcaacaccccaacaacattcatgcatctgatgaacagcttgttccagccatatcttgatttgtttgtcatagtatttattaatgatattctGGTGTGCTCACAtagccaagaggagcatgcacaacacttgaggAATATACTACAGACGTTGAGGGGGGGAatctttatgctaagttctccaagtgtgagttttggctcagttcagtggcattctcgggacatgtggtgtccagtgaggggatcaaggtggatccaaagaagattgaggcggttcagagtttgCCCAGACTGTTTTCAACTagtgagattcggagttttcttggcttggcaggatattatcatcgcttcggggagggtttctcgtccatttcAGTGCccttgaccaggttgacccagaagggtgctctttttaggtggtcggatgagtgtgaggagcactttcagaagctcaagactgccttgaccacaactgcAGTTCTAGTGTtaccttcagcatcgggttcttattcaatatattgtgatgcttctcggatcggtatttggtgtgtcttgatgtaggagggtagagtgattgtttATGATTCATGCCTGTTGAAGCCTCATGAAAAGAACTGCCCCGTTCATGATTGggagttggcatccattgttcatgaaTTGAAGACTTACAgatcatgtgaggtatttacagatcatcggagtctgcagcacttgttcaagcaaaaggatctaaaacCGAGTCAagagagatggttggagctaaaggactatgatattaccattttgtataatCTCGGGAAGGCATaagtagtggccgatgccttgagtaggaaggcgatGAGTgcgggtagccttgcatttattcatggtggtgagagaccacttgcatcagatgttcagaccttggccaatcagttcatgaggttagatgtttcggagcctagtatGGTTCTAGCTTGCCTAGTTTCTCACTCTTCCTTATATGGTCgcattagagagcgtcagtatgacgaccacCATTTGCTTGTCcctaaggacacggttcaacacgatgatgccaaggaggttactattggagattatggggtgttgcggatccagggtcagatttgtgtgcccaatgtggatgggttacgtgatTTGATtgttgaggaggcccacaattcatggtattccattcatccgggagattcaaagatgtaccaggacttgaggcagtacTATTGGCAAAGGAGGATGAAAAAAGACAAAGTGGAGTTTGTAGCTTGATGCTtgaattgtcagtaggtgaagtgcGACCATCAGAGGCCGGGCAGTTTGCATCGgaggcttgagattccagagtgcaAATGGGActgtatcaccatggacttcatagttgggctccggcggactttgaagaaatttgatgctatttgggtaattgtggaccagttgactaagtccgcacatttaattccagttgggactacctattatttggagcggttggctgaaatctatatccgcgagattgttcgccttcacggtgtgtcgATGTCCATCATTTTAAATCGGGGCATGTAGTTCATATCGCAGTTTTGGAAAGttgtgcagcgagagttaggtatATGGGTTGAGTTgtgtacaacattccaccctcagacggacggacagtctgagcgcatcattcagatattggagaataTGCTATGCATTTAtgtcatggatttcgggggttcttgggattagtttcttccgcttgcagagtttccttacaacaacagctaccaatcgagtatttagatggtgccgtatgaggccttgtatgggaggcggtgtcggtctccggttggttggtttgagccgggtgaggctaggttattggttactgacttggtttaggatgctttgaaAAATGTTAAGttaattcaggatcggcttcgcacagtGCAATCTAGATAGAATAGTTACGCCGAtcagaaggtttgtgatgtttcctacatggtgggggagaagaTATTTCTTagagtttctcccatgaagggtgttatgaggtttgggaagaagggcaagttgagccctcggtatattggcccttttgaggtgcttgagaggatttgagaggtggcttacaagcttgcatttccatctagtctatcgagtgttcatccagtgtttcatgttttcctgctccggaagtatgtcggtgatccgtctcatgttttgaattTCATCACGGTTCTATTAGATGGAGATTTGACtaatgatgtggagccggtggccatcttggatcggaaggttcggaagttgaggtcacaaactatagcttcagtgaaagtacagtggagaggtcagccagtcgaggaggctacttgggagaccaagtAGGAGATGCgaaacaaatatccacacctatttgagattccaggtatgattctagacccgtatgagaatgaatgtttgtttatgagggggagaatgtaattaaccggccgattgttttgagtattgtagccccgttcccccatttattgcttattcaaTGCTCATTTGTTGAtatgtgacttgtcagggtgGTTGGTTTTTTTTCCGAGgatgtttcgaaatgaattgggacacttagtcccaatgttggaagcctaagttgaaagagttgacccgatattgacttatgtgtaaatgactccagaatggagttttgatagttccgatagCTCCATGTGGTGATTTTGTACCTAGGAGTGTGtacgaatattgatttggaggcacgtatatgattttggcttgaattggcaaagttggaaaagttgaagtttggagagttgagaactttgaccgagatttgactttgttgttaccgggctcggatttttgttctggaagttggaataggtccgttgtatcatttatgacttgtgttcaaagttttaggtcaatcggagttggtttgataggtttcggcatcgattgtggaagttggaaatccattagtttcattaggcttgatgTGGGGTGCGATTTAtgttttttgatgttgtttgatgtgatttgaggcctcgactaagttcgtatgatgttttggtatgtgttggtatgtttggacggggtgtCGGGGGCCTCAGGACTAATTCATGTTGAAATCGAAATGAGTTGTGGACTTGAGGAGTTTCTGATGTGCTGCTagtctggtgcgatcgcacatgtgaagaattgatcccaagcgtgcgaccgcagaagcgagcatgTCATTGCAGGTGCGGATTTCGTCGGGGCCGaggggatgcgcaggtgcgagattttgtCTGCATCTGCGGGATCGCAAATGCGGGAagtggagcgcaggtgcgaatgtGGCGAGGGGCAGGagtttccacagaagcggagagGAGGTCGCTGgagcgactccgcagaagcgaaggtagGGAGCCTTCATGGAAACTGCAAAAGCAGAATTTTTGGTCGCTCATGTAGGACCACAAATGTAGTTAAgtcaaccgcaggtgcgaaagcacttgCAGTGTAATAAATTCGAAAGGGTTCCAAGATTTCTTCATTAgtggactttgcaagctcggctaaaggcgatttttgagaggggtttcacTAGATTTGAAGAGGTAAGAAACTTTTGATCCTTTTTAagcattaatattgaatacccattgattttcccccatagatttgatgtttttgatatggaatttgggggattttggactagggattggaAAGTAAGATTTAGGGATTTGAGTGAcaatttgtggttggaattgtatgattttggtatggttggactcgttattgaatgggtgtttggattttgtaaattttgttgaatTCCGAGAAGAGGGCCTAGAGTTGAATTTTTGACTTTtcttaaagaacttagctttgtcatatgtaattgattcctatagcttgtattgattgtattaagtcatttgtggctagattcgagtcgttctgAGGTTGATTCAAAAAGCAAGGtcttgttggagtagggatttgcgcggtttgaggtaagtaacacttctaaacttgatactAAGGGTATGAATACCTGAACTACGTGTTATGTGGtgggtgttgaggtgacacacatgctaggtgacgggcgtgtgggagtgcaccgtagtaattgtgactcaGTTGATTatgtggaactgtgtagttacaTAATCTTGTTTTTATTCATGtaatctccatgtgttagagaaattgagctgtgattcatgctggcaatcatgtttaggctatatgcggGTACTGTTGGGACCCTCGGAGGTCGTTTTTCTTATTGAGTTATCTGCataaattgcagttatgtactcagtcgcatatatcattttcatatcatatctcagcctctgttttcttttgttgttacatcatattatcattgtttgtgCTGATTGTCATGAGATTTCTGAGCTTGAGAGAATGGAGAGATTAATGATTGGGTGAGGTCAAGGGCcttattgtgagtgatatttatgggattgggttacACACCGcagcatgctttattgattcatgatggaatcgggctgcacgccacaacatgccatattggcttatattagtgattgggcaggatctgccgctccggagtctgacataccagcaatgAGCGCAAGTACCgttgagtgccgagtgcgagtgccgagtgattgagagtgttggGTGATTTGGAGTGTTGAGTGATGGAGTGTGCTGAGTGAGGTGGAATACTCTGAGAGCATGAGTATATGAgtttatcactgtgttgcattaccggtggcatgcatatttgacatgtagacatagatATGTAGTATTCTTCATGTTAGCTATACCTGGCATATTTTATCAATATTGAGCctaaactgttgaacttgaaagcatgtgtACTCTTTTGCACTGTGCACaactgattatgagattttctctcagttattactgtcattttcCTACCTTATCTGTACCGTTATTATCTGTATTTGGACTGTACCTATCTGAGCTCATCActtctttcagcccaaggttagtcctgttacttattgagtacattggtcggttgtactcatactacactttgcactttgtgtgcagatccaagtgcatCCCGACACGGCAGttgctagatttggagctttATCTGTTTGGAGACTTTTTGAGGTAGCTGTTTTGGAGTCcacagacctcgactctccttcttttcagtttatttagcATTGTTCTATCTTTATAAACAGTTATATTGTCAGTTTGACTGTGTTGACATTTTAGTAGCTCATGTGTTCAGTGACAcccaaattttggggatttgtattgagtcgcggtattttCATATCGGTTATTTATGAGAATATGTCACTGTTAAACTTATTTCACCATGTTTTCAATTCAAAATGCGTAGTAAATTgttattgtcggcttgcctagttctgtgataggcgtcatcacgacatgttgagttttgggtcgtgatagctcaTCGAAGCAAtgcaacaagtcacgtaaggtgtatgacacCCACAAGGAAAAGTACACCGTCATACGAAAATTACCAATACAGTGTCCGCAAGCCATCACACATCACCCATGGCATTTGCCACTCTTATATCTCCGATAGCCACATGTATCACTCTGCTCTGACAGTAtcattagccacccgtatcactccaatagccacctgtatcactctgccctgacaatatcattagccatcTGTATCACTCCGATAGCCACCTGTATCGCTCCGTAAAggagccacccttatcactccgcccgaacaataacacaatagccactcgtatcattcagtacattcaacaacagtgagatgccacccttatgccccgcataaaAATAACCAAACCATACAACAATTCAcgtgtgctaacatcacaacaacacgacatatcaactcgtaccacaagtgcccataggccacaacctttcccaagatccaacaatatcaatatttccacaacaaatagcccacggctcaaacacaatgtgtatagaatcacaataacaacaaaatgaatggtAAAGTACCTCAACAAGGAACAACgccccctttaaacacaacttcaattaaaatagattaatgactttcgataacctcaattccaattaattgtttaaggataaactcgataTTAAAATTATTTCCATAAAATGATAAAACTTTGGACTTTAGTGTATGTATTAGGCTAACCATGAAAGAGATGGAACGAACTAGTACTATGTCGAAATGCATGAGAATAAGCCGGCAACAAAAGGGTATACTATAACAACAATTTCAACCAAGAggaactcaacaataaaagaaatcacataatgataaaagcggtaacaacttcaaataaagcatataagagcaaactcgacaagtaaggaatgtgacatgtaatgacAACTTCAAATCAAGTATGTGATAGTAGgcatgacgaataaaagatataacatgtgctaacaattccaaataaatatatgaaagaagcctaagagtctaaaccggtcaatttcaaCACATAAGCTTGAGCACttactcgttacctcgcgtacacggccttcacataacacaaataacacaaacgacaaaaatcctaaggggtagtttcccccgcACAAAtttaggcaagctacttacctcaaagaagccaaaCCAATACTCTAGCCATAATAACTTAATATCgtaaataaaaaccataggaaataattctggataataaagcttcgatctttaatgaaggCTAAAACGTCAACCTAAAaattcaaccccgggctcgcacctcagaacccgacaaaatttacaaaacacccattccgatacgagtctaaccataccaaaattatccaattccgacatccaatcgtccttcaaatcataattttacatttttgaatgttttcacaaaaattctcattttctccaactcaaatgactaatttaatgataaaaataattatggaatcatatgaaatataatcaaatccggataaataacacttaccccaatccaaatcatgaagaactcctccaaaatcgcccaaaatcgaggtCTACAACCCAAGATATAATAAAAATGGGCAAACCCTAGAATTATAAACATTCTGCAAGAGATTCTGCTTTTGCGGTCACAAGGTCGCTTACACGACGACCACTTATGCGGCAAATAATCCGCCTATGCGGTAATACCTGGCCT
It includes:
- the LOC138893983 gene encoding uncharacterized protein, with amino-acid sequence MSAGSLAFIHGGERPLASDVQTLANQFMRLDVSEPSMVLACLVSHSSLYGRIRERQYDDHHLLVPKDTVQHDDAKEVTIGDYGVLRIQGQICVPNVDGLRDLIVEEAHNSWYSIHPGDSKMYQDLRQYYWQRRMKKDKVEFVA